The genomic DNA CTGAGGACTTCGCTCATACACCTCCCTCATCTTCAACAGAGCATCTCTGAAACAGCATGTTACACAATGTCAAATACACAGGACAACATGACTGAAGGCTTTTTTCTACCCATTCCCATCATATGAATATGAGTTCATATTCATGCATGGCTGATGTAATAAACAGCTTTAAATTTCACAAATTTCACTTTATTAATAAACCTATATGTGACTCTGAACAGATTCCAGTCATTCATATACGCCAAAAAGAACAGAGGAGGTAGACCACGACTCTGTGGAACTCCACCTTCAGTGACTCCATCTTCAACAACTCCAACTTAAGCTCAACTGCTTCATGTGCTGCGTTGAGAATCAATAAGCAATAAAAGACATCAGAGGTAGCTGGGCCCTTTTGCAGTGAAGGAGTAGTGAGTCGTCTGGAGCAGAGGAGCTTCGTAGACTCCTGCTCAGTATGCCTGCATAGTGCATATAGCAAGTAtgcattcagtgtgtgtatatgtgtgtatatacatacatgtgcacatgtactgtatatgtgtgtgtacctctgctctctctctctctggatctCTTGGTTGATGTTGTTGATTCTGGCTTGAAGTTTCTTTCGTCTCTGTTCAGGAGGAAGATGACTGCAGTCTGCAGGACCGGACCCCTACAACAAAACACATCTATACATTATAATATGTCATATTATATCATGTTCTACTCcattacagtaacacacactgataacagTAAATGTGGTTTAATACACATATATAATTTCACAGAAAGATGTGTGTTACTGACcagtttgagtgacagctgtccaatcagagaggagtgtgaaggaaacatgacaacattaaaaacacagttttggaTTAATAcacaatatatgtgtgtgtgtacacttgtacgggcatacacacacacagatagatatatatgtatacatacacTTGTGTTGATACATATtagcatacatacagtatatacatgtGTAGACATACTGTATACCTTTGTACAATTGTACACATTGTATATGCATATACGAGTTTacactgctgtccacaccaagagtgataaaacaacaataacaatgtgAGTATCCACACTGATGTGGCAGAAATGGACATGATTTCTCAGTTGGAGAGGGTTCAGGAGATGAGGCTGAGAATGAGGAGATTGCTTTTGAAGTAGGTTTCAAGGACAAGCTGAGGGCCATAACCTCTTTTGAACAAGCTTTCTACTTGAAGCCCTGGTTTTCAGAAGCTCCAGGCACAGCTGAATTGTTGGCTAAATCCTCCAGTAGCTCCAATGCTGGGCTTAGCATGAAGTCTGTTAGCAGCCTGTCAGCCTCAGGGTCCCAGCTATCATCCCAAGCCTCAGCCCATTTCCCAGCCATGTCAACCACAGCCTGCTAGCTTTCAGGATGGCCCATGCAAGAAGAGTGAGGCCCCCAAGGACCTTAAAGGTCCATGTCATCTGGCTCCCTTTTGTCCAGCTCCCTGATCTCTTTTATGTGAGACCTCGCTCCTCCACActtagctccatggtatacccccCAAACCCGCAAACTTCACAAAagtagaaaggaaatggcgttctaccaatttggaagaatttcggtccgcctggcaagacagtcttaaaatatacaggaaagccctccgcagtgccagggcagcctattactctgcactaatagaggaaaataagaacaatcccaggtttctcttcagcactgtagccaggctgacagagagccataattctgttgaaccatgtattcctttagctctgaacagtaatgacttcatgagcttctttaatgataaaattctaactattagagacagaattcatcgactcctgccgtcaacaggtactgttttgtcttcaaacacagaaactgtagaaactgttttagactgttttacacctgtcgaccttcaccaactaatttcatcatcaaaatcatctacctgtattttagaccccaTCCGGACTAAGCTATTTAAAGAAGTtctacctttaattgactcttccttattagacatgatcagtctctctttatcaacaggctacgtaccacagtcctttaaagtagccGTGATAAAACCGGTACTcaaaaagcctactcttgatccaggggttttagccaactatagaccgatatccaaccttccctttctctcaaaaattctttatttgaggatttccagtcaggatttagagtgcatcacagcacagagggaGCACTggataaagttacaaatgacttGTCTCTGTATTCGTCTTATTAGATCTTTGtgctgcattcaacaccattgaccatggcatcctattgcagagactggaacacttcattagcattaagggaactgtcctaaactggtttaaatactacttttcagattgctctcagtttgtttgAGAGACTGGTGTTGACCTGAAAGACATCACAGGCCCCCTGCTGGACTCCCTTCAATTTGCCTACCAGGCAAAGAGGTCACGGGAGGACGCAGTCAACATGGGACTGAACTACATCAGTCCCATGACATATGCAAGGATACTGTTTGAGGACTTCAGCTAAGCATTGAATACCATCACCCCAGAAATCCTCCAATCTAAACTCCCCCAGCTCACTGTTCCAGCCTCCACCTGTCAGTGGATAACAAACTTcctgacaaacaggaagcagcaggtgaggctggTGAAAGTGACATCCAGCACCTGAATCATCAGCACTGGAGTCCTCTAGGGATGTctgctctcccctctgctcttctccATCTACACTCATGACTGCCCCTTAGGAGATCCATCTGTTAAAGTCCTGAAGTCTGCAGACGGTCCTCGGCCTCATCCAAGACGGCGACAAGTCTGCATatagacaggaagtggaacaaCTGGTCCTCTACTGCAGTCAGAATAACCTGGAGCTGAACACGCTTAAAACTGTGGACATGTTGGTGGACTTCAATCTTCAGGACTTTATCTTGAGTTAGAATGATTTTATAAATGATACATTTGTAGTTATTGTTATAGTTATCATTGCTGATGTGGTCAGGCTTTACACATGTAGATGTGTACACATGTATATACACTTGTGGGTGTATGTATACCCCTCTCTTAAGGCTGCGCAGACACTGTTTCCTGGTTCTGGAGCCAGAGGTCATGAGGTCATTTAGTCGCTGTGTGATTGGTTCCCTAGAGGCAGGGGGCGGGGACTGGGGACTGCTGACCACACCCCCTGGTGAAGGCGAggttggaggtggaggaggaggctgccggggggaggagaggagggtcaacagctggagagagagagagaggcatggtCATTACAgccaggggtgtgtgtgtgtgtgtgtgtgtgtgtgtgtgtgtgtgtgtgtgtgtgtgtgtgtatcttttgTTGCACACCTTGTTTTTTCTTATAAAGGGCCACAGTTTCCTGCTGTGTCTCCGCCCCTCTGTTCGGTTGTCGAGGTAACTGGATTCAGAGATGCTTCTCCTTATGGTGGCACTATAGTCCTCAAACTCTACATCACCTGGAGGTTCAAAGCCTGATTTGTACACCTCCACCACCTGACGGGTGTCCTACATGCACGCACGTACatttaaaaaagacacaaacacaaactgaaatgtccCTGAGTGACACAATAATATCATTTATGTTGGAATTTCACAAACAAATTCTCAACAAAGCATCCACTTTTTCAAAGCTTTCAACTGCATGCTGCGGTGTTCCTCAGCAAGTTTGGTTTAGCTGCCAAAAACAGCGACGGCTACCTGGATCTCACTGGCAGCTGCCACAAACAGTGTGGCAAGTGTATCATGATGAAAGGTCAAGCTACagaggcagctgtggctcagatgGTAGAatgacaagcacacacacaagacccAGACTGATAGGCCTGCCACAtagtggcaacctctgagcagTTCGGGATTCATAACCTTACTCAAGGGCACCTCAGCAGTGCCCAGGAGGAGGACTGGCACCATCCTAGCAACCAGTCAGCACTCTATACTGTGGTCTGTGCTGGATTTGAACTGGTCACCCTTTGGTTCCAAAACCAAGTCCCCACAGACTGAGTGTATTGAATATTGCATATAGGCAGGGTTGTCTTGTTATGCTAGGGTGGTCtcattattgtgtgtgtgagactgtgttgAAACTTATTAGCAAGGACATGATTCAAAGATGCAGCTGCAGACTGTCTGTTTAGGAATGGCAGATTACAGTCACTTCTATCAAGGTGGTCTCACTAAATAATGTACAAAAGATGCACAGCCTGAAACACTGTTGAAAGTTGTTTGCACACACTTGCAAGTGTGATAATAAACACCAGAAAGACATTCTCTTGTTTCTGAGCCCTTTATTACAGATCTTGCCACCACACTAAGCTTTAGGTCTCTGAATAGCAATTCCTTCAGTGTCACTGATAACTGACTAACACACaactttgttttgctttaatgAAAGAGTGTTTGCTGTCTGAAGACCTGATGGACAAAGTCCCCTGAGACCTCCAGAATCTGTATGAGAGTGATGAGCTGGTGTACTTATCCACAACTAGGATCAACAAAGGATTCTCAACTTCACTTCTTTTTATATGCAGTGCAGTCTCAAAGCATCCAGAGACTTCAGTATCTTAGATCGATCTATGGCCAGCAAACTACCaacattttttagattttagcCCAGAGGAGACTCACCATTCTGGGCTGGATGCTCTCAGCAGCATCCATCATGGCATCCAGACAGCGACTCACAACAGGGAGAACTTTTCTCTCAGCCTCCGCTGATGAACGCATTGCTTCACAGATTCTCTCTATCCGCCGCTCCTCCATATCCTGGAtacgctgcaaacacagaaacagaaaataatacaCTCTGTTGGACTGAGCCTGGTTTACCTGGTATGTAAGTGGTAGCACTGTGTGGGACTGCTAGTTTACCTGGTATATAACTGGTACCAGTGTGTGGTAGTACTGGTGCTGGTCCTGGTTAAATTGGTTTAAACTGGTAACGTAGTCTTTCCTGGATTcatcagcagcttgttttttctgttgagCCGTCTGACGAGCCTGAAACCAGTAAACAAAGGAAACACTGAGAGATTTCCACCAAATATATCTACCAACACCTTCACTCAACTCAGCAATTAAGatattatatcttgtttgtttaatccaaacaaaaacaactaatATAAAGAACACAGTTAGTGTTTTTACAGGGAGTTGTGTGAAGAGCAAGCTCTGTACAGGTGTGCTACATCTGATTGCCCCTGGCCTGGGACTGAAGGGCATAAAAGCTACTGTGCCTGCATCATAAGAGAGGCTTCTGGTATGGGTACTGGTGGTCTGGCCGCCTCTCAGCCTGggattttgtgttgtgttttgaccGTATGTCTTTTGTTAGCTTTGATTAATTGCCTTGGCTGTTTGTATGTCTTTATGTTAATAAATCCCAGGCTTTGGTAATTTTaactttcttttatttaaatttttttgtGCCTGAGCTGAGTCAGTGGTGGTGTGTGGTTCGTCCCGCTACTAGTATATAGTGAAAATATTCTTGTTAGGGTTAGGTTATATTTACAGTTATTTAGTAAATATATAGTCTGCTAAAAAGTAAATATATAGTCTGCTATATTGTGAATACAGTGGACCACATATGTGGTATGTGGTATGGGTAATCTGGGTCAaaatttctgtttctctgcataGTTAAAGATTTAACCaatttctttaatgttttagACAAGattacttttttatttccatcttttatatttacaaaacaaaagtttgggcaccctgCATGGTCGGTACTTAGTAAAACCCACTTTGGCAAGTATTGCAGCTTGTTTTGAATATTTGTAGCCAGCTAAGTgtctttcagttcttgttttGGGGGAATTTCATCCATTCTTCATGCAAAAGGATTCTAATTCAAAGAGAACTGAACTAGAAACTCATATTTCTGTCCGAATCTATTTTGGGAATTACTGCACCATATATAGTTGAGTCAAAGTGTCCCATGATGCACACTGAAAAGCAGTCTACAAATGActagttttattctcatccttattcttctttattgtatatattctatgtttatgtctatgtctatgtttaacctgctgctgcaacaaaagaatttcccaattgggataaataaagcaaaGTCTAAGTCAAAATTGTGCCATGTCCAAGTTTCCCCAGGAGGTGGTGTAATTTGACACATTATCTGACTTAATTGTTCACACAGAATTCTGAAATGATGTATGTAGGAAAGTATCTGTGgtaaatatgaatattaaagCCTAGCATCATCTTCACCTTTTCACTTACAAGTTGACAATGCCTTCTCTGTGCAGTAATTCTATTTCTTCTACTAATCAAAATTTTTTGAGTGATTGttaacacaaagaaagacagattgATGTTGGGTGGCATTTCCACACATCTCCAACAGCTGTTTCATAAAGAATATTATCAAGAAGTAACTTCGATCAAGTATAGTTTGTTCTTCTTTATAACGACGGGAACAAGCCAAATCCATGAGTTGTGGTATGAGATATGTAAAATATGAGCAAGGCAgcacatcacaacacaaactGCCAAAATTTCTCtattcattttggaaaatagaCTCAGTACAATATATAGTTATCATAAATATGTGATAGTCCACCAGCTGATAATGATCTGGCACATTTTAACTGTGCAACAGCAATGATGGAGAGAAAATCTCCcgagaaatgttttttcattctGCCGATGAgctcaatatatatatatttagtcCTCTATACAGATATCCATCGTCAGCCAGCAGGAAGGAGTTAATGACTTCAGACGCAGTAGCTGAGTTTATAATAAATGTATGAAAGCAGCTTACCTTGAGAGAGCAGcgctgagacagacagacagacagacagacagacagacagacagacagacagacagacagacagacagacagacagacagacaggagttAGTTAAATATCAGCACTGATGTTGAACCAAAACATAAACTTTGCTCTCTAATGTGTTGATGAAATCatatgagaaatatttttcattaGTTCTTCTTCAGGCACTGTTGTTGATTGTGACACAACAGAGTCATGTGAATCTAACGACTGCTACATGGCAGCCAGGTGTCACTTTgtcggctgtggctcaggaggtacagCGGTCCTCCACCGATCAGGAGatcagtggttcgatccctggcctcagcagtccacatgctgaagtatccttgggcaagatactgaaccccaaaaactgcccctgatgctgtgccatcgttGTGTGAATTCAcatgtatgtcgctttggataaagTGACTGATTGTAATTGTAAATGTATATAATGCTATAAAGGTGAAACAGCATTCAGAactgaaaaagactgaaagaccATTTCTAACTGTTACTTCAAGAGTCTGGTGTAAGATAAAATACATGTGAcgttttcattttacattccAACACACATTTGCATCTGTTGGTCAAAAATCTGATTACAATACTCCTCCAATCCTGAAGGAGGTGCTAATGCACCtgacaaaaacaccaaatgaagAGCCTCTGACCTTTAGCAGTGAAGTTATAGAGCCACTCCCTCATACAGATCAGATCATACTCCCCTTTACCCATTTAGTGGTTGAACTGATCAAGGATCAGACGGTAGGCCATTTGATTGTATGTGTCGAATTGACAAGAacacttttcctttttgcttTGATGAGAACGAAAGGCTTGTTTCGGAGTAATTTTAGCGTAgctttagctgctgttagcagaGGGGAAACTGTGACTGTATTAACACAGTCGATAGATATTCCCACAGATTGCTCTCTGACAGTTACACTGTGGGAGGAGGAATGCTTACAGGCGAGTTACACCTTCTCAACATCTGGACAGAAAGAGTCTCCAACCTCCTCCAGCAGTGGTTTCCTAACCTTCCCCAACAATCAGGTTTTAATCCATCTTGAACACTTCTTGGATGTATTTATGCTGAACTGTTTAGAGATCTGATTCACCCGAGAAACATGAAGTGACTCAGAGTAAGCAGGATCTTAAGAGTCCAGCTGCCTTTGACTCAGACATCAGGTATTAAATAAGTGAAATAaacatcatcacttcatcttGTCTCAGTCAGTTTGTGAGAGATGCGTGTTGATTGTATTGATTGTTATCAACTGCTTCACTCATGCGCTACAAACATTAGCTTAATCACAGCTGCGTGGTTATCAGTTTGCTAAATGCTCAATAAAACCCctgcagatgatccagaatgTGACGGCGCGTCTGGTCTTCAACCAGCCCAAAGAGCACACGTCACTCCActgttcatatccctccactggctcccagttCCAACCTACCTGAACTacctcattcaggtttatgctccctccTGCTCACTACGCTCTGCCCAGGAATGGTGCCTGGTGTTGCCACCTCCAAAAACCCCTAAGTCTCTGGCTAggctcttttcttctctggtttcCAGGTGGTCGAACAAGTTACCAAACTCCAGAGAGGTTTAGGGGACTGACTCCTTTTGTTGAActttgcttgtgatgtatgaaaatctcatctgtacgtcgctttggataaaagcgtctgccaaatgaatgACTGCAATTGTAATCAGCTGACGAATAACTGTCAAATATTATCGTTAGTCATCATATACATAACCTCACTCGCTGATACTcgtttcacctcctcctccttctcctccaccttgtCTGATATATTTTTGCTTTACTTGACTTGAAGCACAGCATGGTTATATTTAAAATTAATGTATGTTCATCCaccttctctccatctgtcttgTTGTCAAGGTCAATCCTGTCGGAGACATGTTGAGCGCGCTCAGCCTCCTTACAATCACGCTCAAACCGACGTTTACTctgaacaacaaaaagaaacaacaaatcaataaatttcttctttttttaactggTTATGGTCAGTATATTTGGATATTAACTGAAAAGCGTTGTGTCATATGTATTGATGGGTATGGTCCCAAAGTTAGCAGGGGCCTGTTGCACAAAAataggattaagacatccaggaagtgactgagctgagttcaaccaatccaaaacatgagcatccaggcttaatcggttgcacaaagaccaagccaggatgagcagacacggattcaacaagccaagtgaaacctatcctggatcaGTATGTGCACACGGCTTCCTCAAACAGACCCCGCCATCgttcacagattcaccgattcaccatggcaaccagagcggcgtactttcccctgtcggaggcagaagtcctcaaggaggcttacgaggaggtgaaggaccaaattaaaaagaaaggcaacaccgccacagttagaGAACAACCAGAGAAAGCATGGCAAAGTAtcgcagactgcctgaatgtgtaagtagcgcacaaatacccatTCACTGTTCTGCTGAAACCgtcacaattacaatccaaatagttgattaacatctctgaaaacgtagttgtactctgattataaatcagttgaaattgtaagtgaaattgtgtaaatgtaactccatcagactgtttaactccttgttataccatggtctggatgaatactcgattctgatcgactgcagggtgtccgttaaaaagtgttgtggacacctttaaaaaagttccggtcaaacagtctgattgttctaaattattgcgttggctcaaacgctagttggtaacagaaactgtcttgcttactTACCTACTTACccgcttgatacagagtgaatggtaaataatatttataaaaacgatttaggatagacttacttgcttgatacacatttaatgatcagagtcaatggtggataatatttcttgcaataaaaacgatttaggacactctctgtggactttgattctttgaaacaaaatgtcgcatcatcctctgtaCACACaagagcggtaagaggtgcacttgttacgtgatactttgtatcacataacataaTGTTAAGCAGTcatctctcttccctccactgattaggtctAATTTAAcagctgtggccagagccggttaccttgacaacgcgtcacaacgagagatattaaaaagtccactcagccactttttgtggaaaaacgattttaacggtagaaagcaacattaacgtattaataattgatttaatatttatttctttcgtaagtgaccatggtataagtgGAGCTTCATGTTGGACGGTTCAggcctccgcgtcgtccattcatttctgataatggacacctcgtcaggcattatcccttacataatttccctttgggataaataaagttgatcttatcaagttagattgatttggcctcttgtgtttgtgctgtacacaagcttgcaggctcctgcatccattcatttctctgttcatttgttgtgtacggatttgtcctgcatttatttcagtgtgcagacatgtgtgGTGTGTTACATACAGACcattggatgtgtatttattcttgtgttgtataatatgctttgattgtgtgctttctatcttgtagagtcactgtgtgacttcagtttggaaagaactgatgctttgatttatcctgattcaataaaggaacatcatgttactctttgatgtgtatttatatttatattggatgtgtattttatatatagcctatgggaaactgtctatctgatggttgcaacacatctaaaatcatcatttatctacaatgattgaaattaattaaaattgaaattaatgatgcttatgttttgtgtcaatgtttaaataatgacgtGGATCAGGTTGGATGTGAGAACAgtgtgtagtggtcagtggaataactgttggtttccatttgtgatgactgctgactgagataagggatgagattaaatagatcctggaacttagcctggtctggagcaggctagctccacagaataaatctccatggtaactcaTCCCATAACAGATCCCACTTTccactatcctgcttttgtgcaaccggatcacggataagttgagccaggatcaccaacatatcccggcttaatcccttatccttGTTTTGTGCAACAGGCCCCTGGTGTTGGTGGGAGGGCTCAGAGGTCACTTACAGACTCCAGTTGTTTCCAGGAGCTCTCAATGTGCTGCTGGGCACGGCGGCCATCTTGGAAATGCTGCAACAAAAACTCAAAATAGTTAGCCCTAAACATACTAAAAGGTGAACAAGGAAGAAACTTAATGACAGCTCATAAATATGCTAACCAGCAGTAATTACCAAGTTGCTGCTTCAGACAAAATCATTATTTTAGGGTCAGCAACTGTGCTGATAGTAGTAGTTGAAGTATCTAAACGAAAGTATTGAAAGTATCCTTTAA from Chaetodon trifascialis isolate fChaTrf1 chromosome 6, fChaTrf1.hap1, whole genome shotgun sequence includes the following:
- the LOC139332018 gene encoding formin-binding protein 1-like; protein product: MSCNWGTELWDQFDNLEKHTSWGIDFLERYTKFIKERADIEQSYAKQIRSLSKKYHPKRSREDESRYTWCLSFAATLRQLNELSVQKEELAENLNSQIVCELTRYTQELKTERKLHFQDGRRAQQHIESSWKQLESSKRRFERDCKEAERAQHVSDRIDLDNKTDGEKRCSLKARQTAQQKKQAADESRKDYVTSLNQFNQDQHQYYHTLVPVIYQRIQDMEERRIERICEAMRSSAEAERKVLPVVSRCLDAMMDAAESIQPRMDTRQVVEVYKSGFEPPGDVEFEDYSATIRRSISESSYLDNRTEGRRHSRKLWPFIRKNKLLTLLSSPRQPPPPPPTSPSPGGVVSSPQSPPPASREPITQRLNDLMTSGSRTRKQCLRSLKRGLSLKLGSGPADCSHLPPEQRRKKLQARINNINQEIQREREQRDALLKMREVYERSPQMGDAGSLEPRLEEVKQSLQKLEDELRRNQAWLTETDSRPSDHSSRRQSGGCGLNSQVTTPGSSSLKQLDNRSPASRESPDGSYTEDHSAELHFKSRSSEFDDDFDDEEPLPSIGTCKSLYPFQGQNEGTLSMVEGELLSVVEEDKGDGWTRVRRNLEEEGYVPTSYIKVFLDSSAKGFVQSSRLV